In Thiomicrorhabdus sp., the genomic stretch TAGCATAACTTTGATTGCGGTGGGTGAAAATGGCGTACCAATGCTGGACATGGCATCTCCTTTGCTAAATGATGCTGGGAATGATTGTGCTGTAAGTTGCGTTGCGACAGAATCGGTGTCGAAACAACGAAAAGTCCTTACAGAACATTTTGTGGCATTATAACGGTATTTTTAAAAGTATTTTCGGCGAGTCGTCAGTGGGCGCGCGATCGGAAAACTGAGTGATAAAAATGAATGATTTCAAAACGGGCAGACAAGCAGGCGAACCTTCGGTTGTGACAGACTTGATGGAAAGGCGTAAAAGCGATGCGGCAGTCGATGCCAGACGCTTTATGTCGTTGTTGGGAGAACGTTTTTCGCATAACGACGATTTGCCGAAGGATTTGGATTCTCAGGTCGTCGGCCAGATTGAGAATCATGCTCGCGAGTTATTTCAACTGGCGTTTTTCGATAGCTTAACGCAATTGCCGAACCGGCTGTTTTTTGACCGGACGCTTGAACGTCTGGTTTCGCAGAATCACGATTCGCCATTTGTTCTGCTGTTTCTCGATTTGAATGGTTTCAAACCGGTTAACGATACCTTTGGACATTTATGCGGTGACAATTTATTGGCGGAAGTCGGCAAGCGTTTAACGTCTGCTGTCCGGGAAGAAGATATTGTCAGCCGCTACGGTGGCGACGAATTTGTTGTGCTGCTGACCGGTCTCTCCGATCCGGAAGTCATTAAACGGGTTTGTCAGCGGATTTTGCGAAGCGTCTCTCAGGATTTCGCTTATCAGAATCGCAGCTTGCGGGTTTCGACCTCCATTGGGATTGCACGTTTTCCGCATAATGGTTGTTCGGCTCAGGAGTTGATCGAGCGGTCGGACAAGGCTTTGTACTACTGTAAAGGGAAGCGAAAAGGGTTTTGTTTTATTGAAGACGTCGAACGGGAAGCCGAAGAAATCTGCTGCAAGCCGCAGTCTTCCTGTCTGGCTCGCGGGATGAAGCAGCGACGCTTGAAATTGCTGTTCAACCCGCAGGTTAAGGCCGGATCGGAAGAAGTATTGGGCTTGCGGGCGGATTTGAGCTGTCCGGAAGAACGTTACGAAGGCAGTTATTTTCAAACTTGGAAAAACTGTTCTCAGGACGATCCTGTCGCACCGTCACTGATGTTGTGGTGGTGGGAGAGCTTGCTGGGATGGATCGAGTCCCGGCAGGAGGAGACGCCGAAAATCAGCTTTCCGTTGATCGACGCGGTTGTGAATGATGCCCTGTGCGATGCCATGATGGCGGCTTTGGAGAATTCCTCCGTCTCTCCGAGTAGAATTCGCCTGGCGTTGTCTGCAAAGAGTCCTTCGCTGGCTTCCGAAAAAAGCATGCAGATTCTTAAGCGCTGGCAGGATGCAGGGTGTGAGCTTGAATTGGATGAGATCGGAGCCAGTGGTATTGATTTGAATCTGCTTAGTCGGCTTTCTTTTAAAGTCTTGAATTTGGATGCGAGTTGGGCCAAAGCTCAGGTCGGTCAGGCGCAAGGGCAGAAAATTCTGGTTGCTCTGGCACAATTTGCCTCTTTGAGCGGTGCGATCTTGTCCATCGATCAGATTGACGGCGATGAGGAAAAGCAGCAGTTTATGCTGGCAGGTATTCATCAGTTGCAAGGACAGTTGTGGCAGAATGGCGAGCATCATTTCTGTGTATGCGAATAAAAGCGGTTGGAAGGGTTGGCAATGGTGTTGGATCGGGAGAAGAAATTGCAATGGCTGTGGGTTGGTCTTTTTGGTACGGTGTTTATCTGGTCCGCCTATCAACCCAAAGACGGCTTGACCTGGTTTCTGGAAGTCTTTCCGGCTTTGGCGGCATTTGCGATTCTGGCATTGACCTATCGTCGTTTTCCTCTAACGCCCCTGCTCTACGGGTTGATTCTTATTCATTGCATTATTCTGATGGTCGGCGGCCATTACACCTATGCCGAAGTACCGTTGTTTACCGATCTGCAACACTGGGTGGGCGGCGAGCGCAATAATTTCGACAAGCTCGGGCATTTTGCACAAGGTTTTGTTCCGGCTCTGGTCGCCAGAGAGTTATTTATCCGGTTGCAGATCGTCAAGGACGGGTGGCGCAATATTGTCATTGTCGGTTTTTGTCTTGGCATCAGCGCTTTTTACGAGCTGATCGAATGGTGGGTGGCGTTGCTGTCCGACGAAGCGGCGGAGGCTTTTCTGGGAACTCAAGGGTATGTGTGGGATACGCAGTCCGATATGGGGTTTGCGTTGTTCGGTGCGATTTGTGCGTTACTGTTTTTGGCTTCCTGGCACGATAAGCAGCTGCAGGCAGTGCAAAGCCGTTAATGCACTTTAATTTTTTGTAAAGCGCATTAACGTTAGTCGGAAATCAGGTATTGCCGTTGAGATATTTCAGCATGCCCAGAATGACTTTGGCCGAATGAGTCGCTGCCTGTTGCAGGTACTGCTCGAAAGTCACCGCATTTTCCTTACCGGCAATATCCGATAGAGAGCGGATAATCACAAACGGTTTGTCGAAGGTGTAACACACCTGAGCGACGGCCGCGGCTTCCATTTCACAGGCGATCATTTCCGGGAATTTTTCACGGGTCAGATCGACATCGTCCGGATGATGCATAAAACGGTCGCCGGTGGCGATCAAACCATGCATATGCACCACTTCCGCCAGATCTTCAATACTGTGTTGCGCTGCTTTGACCAGTTTTGCGTCCGGCAGGAAACAGCTCGGCATGCCCGGAACCTGTCCCAGTTCATAACCGAAAGGCGTAACGTCGACGTCGTGGTGACAAACCGAGCTGCTGATGACGATGTCACCGACATTCAGATCAACGTGAAAACCGCCGGCCGATCCGGTATTGATAACATAGTCCGGCTGAAAGCTCTGCAACAGTACCGTCGTGCTGATGGCGGCATTGACCTTGCCGATGCCGGATCGTAAAAGTACGATTTCACTGCCGTCGATGCGGCCGCTGTAATATTCGTAACCGGCGATGGTTGTGGTGGTCAGATCGTCCAGACGGCTTCTCAATAGAGAAACCTCTTCCTCCATCGCTCCGATAATTGCTATTTT encodes the following:
- a CDS encoding diguanylate cyclase, which encodes MNDFKTGRQAGEPSVVTDLMERRKSDAAVDARRFMSLLGERFSHNDDLPKDLDSQVVGQIENHARELFQLAFFDSLTQLPNRLFFDRTLERLVSQNHDSPFVLLFLDLNGFKPVNDTFGHLCGDNLLAEVGKRLTSAVREEDIVSRYGGDEFVVLLTGLSDPEVIKRVCQRILRSVSQDFAYQNRSLRVSTSIGIARFPHNGCSAQELIERSDKALYYCKGKRKGFCFIEDVEREAEEICCKPQSSCLARGMKQRRLKLLFNPQVKAGSEEVLGLRADLSCPEERYEGSYFQTWKNCSQDDPVAPSLMLWWWESLLGWIESRQEETPKISFPLIDAVVNDALCDAMMAALENSSVSPSRIRLALSAKSPSLASEKSMQILKRWQDAGCELELDEIGASGIDLNLLSRLSFKVLNLDASWAKAQVGQAQGQKILVALAQFASLSGAILSIDQIDGDEEKQQFMLAGIHQLQGQLWQNGEHHFCVCE
- a CDS encoding DUF2238 domain-containing protein, producing the protein MVLDREKKLQWLWVGLFGTVFIWSAYQPKDGLTWFLEVFPALAAFAILALTYRRFPLTPLLYGLILIHCIILMVGGHYTYAEVPLFTDLQHWVGGERNNFDKLGHFAQGFVPALVARELFIRLQIVKDGWRNIVIVGFCLGISAFYELIEWWVALLSDEAAEAFLGTQGYVWDTQSDMGFALFGAICALLFLASWHDKQLQAVQSR
- the mtnN gene encoding 5'-methylthioadenosine/S-adenosylhomocysteine nucleosidase, producing MKIAIIGAMEEEVSLLRSRLDDLTTTTIAGYEYYSGRIDGSEIVLLRSGIGKVNAAISTTVLLQSFQPDYVINTGSAGGFHVDLNVGDIVISSSVCHHDVDVTPFGYELGQVPGMPSCFLPDAKLVKAAQHSIEDLAEVVHMHGLIATGDRFMHHPDDVDLTREKFPEMIACEMEAAAVAQVCYTFDKPFVIIRSLSDIAGKENAVTFEQYLQQAATHSAKVILGMLKYLNGNT